The Tetrapisispora phaffii CBS 4417 chromosome 5, complete genome genome segment TTGCTGCAGCAACCGGTGGAAAAGGAATTGAAATCATTATACTTTCAGAATAAAAAGCTTTTTTCAACATTTGCGTCGAAGGAGTATAGAAATATATCCAACAGATCTTCTAAAACTACAGAAGATAGGATCCACCAGTCAGAGAATTCTATTTCCAAACTACCTTATTCAGTCAGGAAAGAAATATGGACAAAATTGATGAAGTTGGGCGTTTTAGGAACAATATCATTTGATAAAGCAAGTGATAAGtatttattacaaatatacAGTTATTTTTATCCAGATTCCTTGTTTCAAACTTTAGGTTTACATGATTTTTCAACCTCCACTATCACTGCATTTGAATTACCCCAGGGTGATGAAATCTCCAGTAAATATGGCAAATCTACTGAGCAAGAAAGTCTAGCTAATGTCGATGTGCAAGGTAGTTTTAACTCGGAGTCAATCAGAGAGGAAGAGTTTAATGATACCGACGAGcctgatgatgaagatataAATGTAGGAATTATAGGGAGTGCTATAAGTGATGGAACACAATCTTCAGCTAATACTGAAGAACCAAGAGATGATAATTATAACAGTAATCAAAGTGGGAACGAGGATGAAAGTAATCCTGATAATATAGACGATGTTGATATGGATACTGACCCATCACATTCTAATTTGTTGACAGAAGAATCAGGTTTATTGTCTTCAAAACCTTCTTCTTTAGAAATTGTTCGCATTTATTCAGAATCTAACAGAGCACAATTATTGTCCAAATCTAAGTTTAATAGTACGCCAGTAGAATTCTATCaactaataaattattttttgccAAGCAGATGGGTAGCACAGCCTTCAACTCCGATTATGTTAACCAAAGATGGTGTAACTGGATTAGGCAATAGCTCCTCCCGGGATTCATCTAATTCACGCCAGCCTATATCGACTAGAATATCTAGAACAAAAGTTTCTAAAAAAAACATGAACGAATATGCCATCACGGTAGCCAATAATCCAATATCTACATCAAATTTGGGGATATTCTACTATgaagtaaaaatattaaactcaaaaaaaattggaaatgAAACAAATGTTATTGTAGGCTACAAAGTATGGGATAGTTTAATGAATTCAGAGATTTTGAGTTCTGAAGATAACTCACAAAGACCCCGAGTTTTTTCTGATACAAATAGTAATAGAACTTCAACTATATCTTTTCCACACAGGCCAAACACAAACTCTACAGATACAACTTCGGAAACTTGGGATGGCATGTATGGTATATGTGGTATTGATGGAACAGTTTTGggtgaaaataaaaaaccATTGACTACCCCATTTACCGTGGAGCAAACAATTGGTTGTGgtattaattatatagatggttctatatttttcactAAAAATGGATTATTATTGGGTTCAGGTTATGAAAGCATTGAAGAGACAGAATTAATTCCATTCATTGCCATTAAACCTGGGACTGAAGTAAGAACAAATTTTGGATTATATGACCACTTcttatttgatatattggGTTATCAAGATCATTGGAAAGCTAAAGGGTATCAAGAAATCTTTTCTGAGGACACCACTCCACATATGAATAATACTGATACAGTTGCATATGAAAAAAAGTCACCAAAAGCCACTACCTTTACAAGTCCGTCcaaaattgattttgacGATGATTTGATGTCCTATCCTGATCAAACTGATACCTTAGAAATCAAGGAGCACAGgattataaataatgaaatgaTTAAACCTGAAGGTGTGAagattaattttttaaatctgaAGGATGACTCGCTGCAAAGCACATTAAAGACAgtaattaatgaatatcTAGTCCACGAAGGTTTGATCGACGTAGCTAAGGGCTTTTTAGATGATTTGAAGAAGTCCACAATAAAGAATGATGACATTTTCGATCCTATCGACAGAAATGAAAAagtaattaaatttaacgAGAAGAAAATAGTATTAGAAGAAAGTAACTTGAAAGTACGTCAAAAAGTAAGAAGATTGGTTAATGAAGGGAAAATAAACGAATGCattcttcttttgaataatgaGTTCCCGGAATTATTATCTAACAATGACACATTATATTTCGAGCTGGAAGTTGCGTCCTATTTGAACACTATATTAGCATCATCAGAGATAACAATAATTGACATAATTCAACTAGGCAGAGAATTATCCAATAAATTTGTTTATAGTTCTTCAATTAGCGAGGTGTTGAAGCCGACTTTCAAAAACACACTGGACGACCTTTCTAGACTTTTAGTTTATGAAGATCCAGTTAACGACGCACCTGGTGagttaaagaaatatttatcaagTGAATACCTTAAGGAGAGATTGTTTCAAATTGTAAATACTTCgatattaaatcatttgaataaaGGAAACGAAGACTCGTTGGAAAACATCATAAGTTACACTAGAACAATGTTGCAAACAATGAGTgaacaaaatatcaaaaatcCGAGTGTAGCAAATAAGTCAACAATCGAATCTGATTCAAATGTTCATAATAGTTCTTCCGATTATAAGTACTataaattgataaatattgatgatttattaaaattttaaattatacGTAATCTGCACAAAACCCTTTTCTAATATTCATAATTCTCTAttgatttttcatatttctttttttcatttaatatcttttagCTCCTTTTATCATTGATAGATATACCTTATATGTAAACACCAAATGAATTACTTGTGAAAACAGCAGTTATGCCACAGAATAATGCAGTTACAGCACTAACAATTGCAAATGATATGAACTTTATTATGAAGTTAGTATTAGCAAAAGTTTTGGATGAGGTTACGGTAGTAGACATTGAAAGTAGCAATAAGGAAATCAATGCTCCTATAATAGCGTAAGTAGGTTGGCTATCTAAGGTAAATGATGCTTCGAAAGGTGGAGCAATATTAAACTCGTTCTGTAATAAAGGaatgatttattagttagtaatttattgaaattgtaaaacaaaaaccaaataaaaataataccaTACGTATAATTGTTCATAACCCATCGTATAATTGCTGATGTGTCTGCTAGTGATGTCTATTGACTTGAGAACTGTTTCctgtttttatattatatttaactatGTTAGTCTTTAAATATCTTAttctcaatttttcaaattctgatactcaaaaaaaatggaaaaacCAAATGCAACTGAAACCGTAGTGAGAAGTAGAGACATATCCAACCTTAAAATAACTATAATGTCTCAATGTattgaaagaaatcaaCTATAAACACAAATGGTGTATAgcaaaaatcaaaataataatttatagaTATCTTCACACTAAAATAGTGTAAGTTGCCTAAATGTGGAACCTTAGTAGAAGCAACGGCATTGCCGGTGTAAATTTAGTGAGACCAATTATAAGATCAATGATATATAGTCATCGTCGAACTTTAAATACTTTATACGACTCATATGACTCTAAGATGCTAGGAACTGTGTACACACCTCCTAATTTAGGGACTGTAATAGCCGATTGGtctaaattgaaatatgatcTGAAAGAAGAGATAAAAGAGTATCTTATATGGAAAATGGAGGGAGACTGGCACAACATGAGTAAAGAAGAAATGCAGgtgatttattttctttcataTGGGAAATATGGACCTCGAAGCAATGAGTCCACGGAATATAACAATCCTCTGTACCTTATATTGAAGAGTACATTTTctgtaatattatttggGTCGGTGGTTCTTTCAGCTATCAACATTAAACAGGACAGGTTGGTTCAAAAGAAACTAGAAGAATTGAAAGTCAAATCTCCGGGTATAcaacattgaaattatGCATTGCATAATGTAAATAAGAACGAGataagtaaatatatataattaaatacaCAAATCATTGGTTTACAAATATGTTATGTTTTCCCTTTGTATTTCTGACCGAACTACAATTCTCTTAAATAATGGGTTGGACAAGCATAGCCTTCTGGGTTTTTGTCCAGGTATAATTGATGATATTCTTCAGCATCAtagaaatttttaatttcattaaccTCAGTGACGATTTTATTATGCCATTTTGGTTGCCATTCTTGCTTTAACTTTAAGCATTCTGTGTAATCCTCGTCCGAATGTGTGTATATACCGCTTCTGTATTGAGTACCCTTGTCTGGACCTTGTGAATCGGAAGTAGTTGGATCATGTATTCtaaaaaagaaaccaattaattcttttaaagaGATGACCTGTGGGTTGTATGATAATTGTAAGACTTCAGCAAAATCGGTGTCACCTTTACAGACTCTTTTGTATGAGATGGCATTTGAGGCATCCTTTAAGTCTTCATTACCATTAGCATAACCGACTTTACAGTCGATGATTTTATCGTCCAAGTATTTTCTGTAAATATGTTCAGTACCCCAGAAACAACCAGCAGCCAAAGTAATCAATTTATCAGTGGAAGGATTATATTTGATGGTTTTGGAAATTGTAGGCATCGTTGTATTTGTGTTTGTGTAATTCGACGTGAGCACCAAGAATAATAAGTATAAGAATACGTAGTTCAGTAACGGAATCAATGTGTAACTTTTTTATATTGAGCAACTAGTTATTGCTAATATATCTGTGCTCTGTTGTGATCCTATTTTTATATCGAAAATATAATGAGTAGTTGAACAACGTGAACCAAAACTGAACGGTCTACTTATATAGTAATCGAATTTCAGGAATAGCAAAACCTCAACAATGCTTGATCGTCTCTAGTAATTGTGATGTGATGATAGTTAACCATCAACTTTCATAgtttttgatatttaattatCGCATCTCTAGGGACATTTCTTCCcgaaaaatttcaatttccCTTTTACACAGTTTcgaaatttcatttaatcGATGAGTAGAGAGAGAGACAGAGAGACAAGATTAGTTTGTTCAATGGAGCTTCTAGGAACTCGAACTGTGGTGTGTGAAGACGATTTTTTTAGGTTGTGAGTTTTATCAATTGCAAAGGTACTCTCCTCCTTAGCTGACTAATCTCTATATGTATGTGCTTATTCATAGATAAAAAAGGAAGCGAATGCATAGGACCCTGTGTTTGAACAGGAgcttttttatattaaagcaaaGGAAAATTCAGTTACATTATCTAGCGTGTCAGAATACCCTAGACTTTCAGTTTGAAGCTGGCGTCtcatttcaattttttgcTCTAGTGTcacaaaaaaaatgagtCTCGTCCCATTCCTCTTTCAAGCCATCATAGAGCCTTGGTCATGAACATCAGGATTGTTGATAACCTCTATAGATCTTGTCAGTCTTGTCCAGACAATGGTCCATCTTCACATAATGATGGTTGTGTCCTTCTGCCATCGTGACAGCCTGTTCTCATAATATATTGGATTTGGTCGCGTCGCTATTCTGAAGTTATCGAGTTTTTACAGTATATCGCACGTACAGACGCGCATTTCGACtttaaattctttcaaAAGTTCACAATTCTCAAAACTTAGATGATTTCCAAagataaatttttcatccCAACCTAATCCAATCTActtgttattattacttttaCCATCGTCAGTTTGTAAATGTTTGTTTTGGATTGGTTATATACAGTGCTATATGTATATTGACTTTTTAGTGTTTAAGTATATGTAGTGTTTTTATGTGTCTAGTTGTAAGTGCCTTTAGTTTATCTCATAACCTCAAAAGATAGTACCCGAGCTTCGTAACAATCATGTCTGATTTGAAATTACAAGAGAGTGCTGGCTACTTCAGTAACATTGTCAACAATGGCCCAGTTTCCATTTTCTCATACTGTTTGTCATCCATTTTAATGACTGTCACTAACAAGTTTGTTGTTAATGGTGCTAACTTCAATATGAATTTCGTAATGTTATTTGTTCAAAGTGCCGTTTGTACTTTGCTGTTGATTGTTTTGAAAACCTTGGGCTACGCCAAGTTTAGAGCATTTAACAAAACTGATGCTAAAAATTGGTTACCTATCTCTTTCCTGTTGGTTTTGATGATCTATACTTCTTCTAAGGCTTTGCAATTCTTAGCTATTCCAATTTATACCATCTTCAAGAATTTaactattattttaatcGCTTACGGTGAAGTGTTGTTCTTTGGTGGTAATGTCTCGTCAATGGAATTATCCGCTTTCTTATTGATGGTCTTCTCTTCCGTCGTTGCTGCCTGGGGTGATTCTCAAGCCGTTGCTGTTAAGAACGCTGCTTTGGTTGCCGAAGATGTCACTGTCGGTAGTGCGGATTTGATTTCTACTTTCAACATTGGTTACGTATGGATGTTAACTAACTGTCTATCATCTGCTGCTTTTGTTTTGATCATGAGAAAGAGAATCAAGTTAACTAACTTCAAGGATTTTGACACCATGTTCTACAACAACGTCTTAGCTCTaccaattttaattattttctcttttatCGTTGAAGACTGGTCTTCTGAAAACTTGGCACAAAACTTTTCAAGCGACACTGCCACTGCGATGATTATCTCCGGTATGGCTTCTGTTGGTATTTCCTACTGTTCAGGTTGGTGTGTCAGAGTCACTTCTTCTACCACTTACTCAATGGTCGGCGCTCTAAACAAATTGCCAATTGCTCTATCTGGTTTAGTCTTCTTTGATGCCCCAAAGAACTTCTTATCCATTTCATCAATCTTTATTGGCTTCTTATCAGGTCTTGTTTATGCTGTTGCcaaacaaaagaaatcCCAATCTCCAtctaaataaataaactatAAATGAATTGTTGGTAAACAATTCTGGAATACGtgtataatattataaacagttttgtataaaatatcattttataatgaaaatatatatttctaaattatAACACTTTAAAGAATCTATATAAAACATTATCCTACAGTTATCAGTTAGCCATCTCGATATACTTTTACTACTTTAAAAAACtaataacattttaatGAGATGTTAAACAGGATACACTCATGTTGTTGTAAGAGCGCATATCAATACCCATCGATAGACATCAATAATTATGAATGTGCTAGtcattcattttcatttaatacATTACTAATACCAACAACAAAATTGCGTTAGAGTAAGCTAAATGTCTAATTCTTTCATACACGATTCACAAGATTCTTCAGTTACAGACGACGTCTTaagagaaaatataaaaattaataattcaatagtGTTGAGTAGTGACTCTTCAGATTCAGATCTAGATTCTAGCTTTCATATCGATGTTGGTAATGATCcaatattaaaaacacTCAAAAGTAGGCAAAAATCGATTAATCAAGAAGAAAgtaatgttttaaatttggctggaaataatttatttaaacaaGTGAAGATTCAGCAATTTGATTTAGGAAGTAACTTCGATAAAAACATTACTAAAAATTTAACTGTTTTGAACAATGAGTCAATGGCTTCGGATGGCATTAATGATAATCTATTGCAAGCAAACACATTTGTTTCACAAGCAGAGATAGATACCAAGAAACTGATTTCATTTTTGGGTAAAAGTACCCTGAAGAAATATCATAATatagaatattatataaatatgctTGTTAATGAAAGAGTTTCTTCCAAATATTTAGATTGGTTTTTCTTCAATCAAGATTCAACGATCACAGATATTAGTGATATAATATCTAATGCTGacttttttttgttagGGAATAATTGGCCTAAATTAAAAGagttaattttaaaaaaatatccaaCT includes the following:
- the OST5 gene encoding dolichyl-diphosphooligosaccharide--protein glycotransferase subunit (similar to Saccharomyces cerevisiae OST5 (YGL226C-A); ancestral locus Anc_3.543), whose protein sequence is MGYEQLYNEFNIAPPFEASFTLDSQPTYAIIGALISLLLLSMSTTVTSSKTFANTNFIIKFISFAIVSAVTALFCGITAVFTSNSFGVYI
- the VID30 gene encoding glucose-induced degradation complex subunit VID30 (similar to Saccharomyces cerevisiae VID30 (YGL227W); ancestral locus Anc_3.544) translates to MSFYQTEEDEITLRTIFPQYLLQQPVEKELKSLYFQNKKLFSTFASKEYRNISNRSSKTTEDRIHQSENSISKLPYSVRKEIWTKLMKLGVLGTISFDKASDKYLLQIYSYFYPDSLFQTLGLHDFSTSTITAFELPQGDEISSKYGKSTEQESLANVDVQGSFNSESIREEEFNDTDEPDDEDINVGIIGSAISDGTQSSANTEEPRDDNYNSNQSGNEDESNPDNIDDVDMDTDPSHSNLLTEESGLLSSKPSSLEIVRIYSESNRAQLLSKSKFNSTPVEFYQLINYFLPSRWVAQPSTPIMLTKDGVTGLGNSSSRDSSNSRQPISTRISRTKVSKKNMNEYAITVANNPISTSNLGIFYYEVKILNSKKIGNETNVIVGYKVWDSLMNSEILSSEDNSQRPRVFSDTNSNRTSTISFPHRPNTNSTDTTSETWDGMYGICGIDGTVLGENKKPLTTPFTVEQTIGCGINYIDGSIFFTKNGLLLGSGYESIEETELIPFIAIKPGTEVRTNFGLYDHFLFDILGYQDHWKAKGYQEIFSEDTTPHMNNTDTVAYEKKSPKATTFTSPSKIDFDDDLMSYPDQTDTLEIKEHRIINNEMIKPEGVKINFLNLKDDSLQSTLKTVINEYLVHEGLIDVAKGFLDDLKKSTIKNDDIFDPIDRNEKVIKFNEKKIVLEESNLKVRQKVRRLVNEGKINECILLLNNEFPELLSNNDTLYFELEVASYLNTILASSEITIIDIIQLGRELSNKFVYSSSISEVLKPTFKNTLDDLSRLLVYEDPVNDAPGELKKYLSSEYLKERLFQIVNTSILNHLNKGNEDSLENIISYTRTMLQTMSEQNIKNPSVANKSTIESDSNVHNSSSDYKYYKLINIDDLLKF
- the MTC3 gene encoding Mtc3p (similar to Saccharomyces cerevisiae YGL226W; ancestral locus Anc_3.542) yields the protein MWNLSRSNGIAGVNLVRPIIRSMIYSHRRTLNTLYDSYDSKMLGTVYTPPNLGTVIADWSKLKYDLKEEIKEYLIWKMEGDWHNMSKEEMQVIYFLSYGKYGPRSNESTEYNNPLYLILKSTFSVILFGSVVLSAINIKQDRLVQKKLEELKVKSPGIQH
- the MXR1 gene encoding peptide-methionine-S-sulfoxide reductase (similar to Saccharomyces cerevisiae MXR1 (YER042W); ancestral locus Anc_3.541), whose protein sequence is MPTISKTIKYNPSTDKLITLAAGCFWGTEHIYRKYLDDKIIDCKVGYANGNEDLKDASNAISYKRVCKGDTDFAEVLQLSYNPQVISLKELIGFFFRIHDPTTSDSQGPDKGTQYRSGIYTHSDEDYTECLKLKQEWQPKWHNKIVTEVNEIKNFYDAEEYHQLYLDKNPEGYACPTHYLREL
- the VRG4 gene encoding GDP-mannose transporter (similar to Saccharomyces cerevisiae HVG1 (YER039C) and VRG4 (YGL225W); ancestral locus Anc_3.538), with protein sequence MSDLKLQESAGYFSNIVNNGPVSIFSYCLSSILMTVTNKFVVNGANFNMNFVMLFVQSAVCTLLLIVLKTLGYAKFRAFNKTDAKNWLPISFLLVLMIYTSSKALQFLAIPIYTIFKNLTIILIAYGEVLFFGGNVSSMELSAFLLMVFSSVVAAWGDSQAVAVKNAALVAEDVTVGSADLISTFNIGYVWMLTNCLSSAAFVLIMRKRIKLTNFKDFDTMFYNNVLALPILIIFSFIVEDWSSENLAQNFSSDTATAMIISGMASVGISYCSGWCVRVTSSTTYSMVGALNKLPIALSGLVFFDAPKNFLSISSIFIGFLSGLVYAVAKQKKSQSPSK